The following are encoded together in the Blautia obeum ATCC 29174 genome:
- a CDS encoding L-lactate dehydrogenase → MKKKVINSKKAVMIGCGFVGSASVFALMQSGLFTEIVLIDVDKNKAEGEAMDISHGIPFASPMKIYAGDYDDVADAAIVVISAGAGQKPGETRLDLVNKNVAIFKSIIPEIAKRNFAGIMLVVANPVDILTQVAIKLSGLPENRVIGSGTVLDSARLRYKLGEHLSVDSRSVHAFIVGEHGDSEVVAWSSANVSGVPLSEMCEMRGHYKHKENTAEIATAVKNSAYEIINKKHATYYGIAMSVKRICEAIMRDEKSILPVSHMIHGVYDIDGVSLSMPAIVGADGIESDIPINLSGEEALKLKESADSLKKIMETIEL, encoded by the coding sequence ATGAAGAAGAAAGTGATTAATTCAAAAAAAGCAGTAATGATAGGCTGTGGCTTTGTTGGTTCTGCATCGGTATTTGCTCTGATGCAGAGTGGCTTGTTTACAGAGATTGTCCTTATCGATGTAGATAAGAACAAGGCAGAAGGAGAAGCGATGGATATCAGTCATGGTATTCCATTTGCGAGTCCGATGAAAATATATGCCGGAGATTATGATGATGTGGCTGATGCTGCAATTGTTGTCATATCTGCCGGAGCGGGACAGAAACCGGGAGAGACAAGGCTTGATCTCGTAAATAAAAATGTAGCAATATTTAAGTCAATCATTCCTGAAATAGCAAAGAGAAATTTTGCAGGTATCATGCTTGTAGTTGCGAATCCGGTAGATATCCTGACTCAGGTAGCCATAAAGTTATCAGGACTTCCAGAAAACAGGGTTATTGGATCGGGTACTGTGTTAGATAGTGCCAGATTAAGATATAAGCTTGGTGAGCATTTATCTGTGGACAGCAGGAGTGTTCATGCATTTATAGTAGGTGAGCATGGAGACAGCGAAGTTGTAGCATGGTCATCAGCCAATGTATCTGGTGTTCCATTAAGTGAAATGTGTGAAATGCGTGGACATTACAAGCACAAGGAAAACACGGCAGAAATAGCTACAGCAGTCAAGAACAGTGCTTATGAGATTATAAACAAAAAGCACGCTACATATTATGGAATTGCAATGTCTGTAAAAAGAATCTGCGAAGCGATTATGAGAGATGAAAAATCAATACTTCCTGTATCACACATGATTCATGGAGTATATGATATTGACGGAGTATCGTTAAGTATGCCAGCTATTGTAGGTGCAGATGGTATTGAGTCTGATATACCTATTAATTTAAGTGGTGAGGAAGCGTTAAAGCTTAAGGAATCTGCAGATTCATTGAAAAAGATTATGGAGACAATTGAATTATAA
- a CDS encoding ABC transporter ATP-binding protein, with protein MKLTASDIHVELGGNEILKGIDAAIKEKEFVGIIGPNGSGKSTLLKCIYRVLKPDTGVIMLDGKPLNEYKVKDSAKALAVVSQHNYYNFEFSVQEIVMMGRAPHKKTMERDNAEDYKIVEECLEKVEMLPYRHRVFSSLSGGEQQRIILARALAQKTDCLILDEPTNHLDIKYQLQLLDIVKSLGVTVIGALHDLNIAAAYCDRIYAMKNGRLVACGTPEEVITEDFIHMLYEVDATVKKDEYGMLNVTYHPLHVKK; from the coding sequence ATGAAACTGACAGCTTCTGATATCCATGTGGAGCTTGGCGGAAATGAGATTCTTAAGGGAATTGACGCAGCCATAAAGGAAAAGGAATTTGTAGGAATTATAGGACCAAACGGAAGTGGAAAAAGTACATTGCTGAAATGTATTTACCGTGTACTGAAGCCAGATACCGGTGTGATCATGCTGGATGGAAAACCGCTGAACGAATATAAGGTAAAGGATTCTGCAAAAGCACTGGCAGTGGTGTCCCAGCACAACTACTATAATTTTGAATTTTCCGTACAGGAAATTGTAATGATGGGAAGGGCTCCTCATAAGAAAACCATGGAACGGGATAATGCCGAGGATTATAAGATCGTGGAAGAATGTTTGGAAAAAGTGGAAATGCTTCCCTATCGGCACCGTGTTTTTTCAAGTTTGTCTGGCGGTGAGCAGCAGCGAATCATTCTGGCAAGAGCTCTGGCACAGAAAACTGACTGTCTGATCCTGGATGAGCCTACCAACCATCTTGACATCAAATACCAGCTCCAGCTTCTGGATATTGTAAAAAGTCTTGGGGTCACTGTGATCGGTGCTTTGCATGATCTGAATATTGCAGCAGCATACTGCGACCGGATCTATGCCATGAAGAACGGTCGTCTGGTGGCTTGCGGAACTCCAGAAGAAGTCATTACAGAAGATTTTATACATATGTTATATGAAGTAGATGCAACTGTAAAAAAGGATGAATACGGCATGCTGAATGTTACATACCATCCTTTGCATGTGAAAAAATAA
- a CDS encoding rubredoxin has protein sequence MKYVCDVCGWEYDEEKGYPEGGIAPGTKWEDVPEDFECPLCNVGKDEFSEVE, from the coding sequence ATGAAATACGTATGTGATGTTTGCGGATGGGAATACGATGAGGAGAAGGGCTATCCAGAAGGTGGTATTGCACCAGGAACAAAATGGGAAGATGTTCCGGAAGATTTTGAATGCCCATTATGTAATGTTGGAAAAGATGAGTTTTCAGAAGTTGAATAG
- a CDS encoding CGGC domain-containing protein has protein sequence MIKIGTLTCLHSNNVCARVGCLKAFQNRSDFFDGYSPDTLLGAMMTCNGCKSVNPKEPDVDEEILEKIDRLVSEEIKVVHVGACRLDREKKECPRIAKICEMIESRGIQVVRGTHRES, from the coding sequence ATGATTAAAATTGGAACACTGACCTGCCTTCACTCCAATAATGTATGTGCCAGAGTGGGATGCCTGAAGGCCTTTCAGAATCGCAGTGACTTTTTTGATGGATATTCTCCGGACACACTTCTGGGAGCAATGATGACCTGTAATGGATGCAAAAGTGTAAATCCCAAAGAACCGGATGTAGATGAGGAAATTCTGGAAAAAATAGATAGGCTGGTCAGCGAAGAAATTAAGGTAGTGCATGTGGGAGCCTGTCGTCTGGACAGGGAGAAAAAAGAGTGCCCACGAATTGCCAAAATCTGTGAGATGATAGAATCCAGGGGAATCCAGGTGGTAAGAGGAACTCACAGAGAATCCTGA
- a CDS encoding FecCD family ABC transporter permease has protein sequence MKRKPDFKNGIFHGKPIYVLAVILLTVLLVISILTAVTIGSVDLSVKDVYSVILYKVFGIGDPEVYGVGAMSDIVWFIRLPRILLATAVGMGLAVAGVIMQAIVKNPIADPYILGISSGASLGATVAIFLGVGAVFGSNSIGICAFIGAFLISVLVQITANIGGRANSVRLLLAGTALGSVCSAFSNFVVYIAGDRDGIQTVTFWLMGSLAGAKWENLAVIIPCVFIATLFFCTQSRILNMMLLGDEVSITLGTDLHRYRQVYLVVTALLIGFVVYSAGIIGFVGLIIPHVVRMFFGTDHKKMLPLSALSGSIFLIWADVASRIIIPKSEVPIGILVSMIGAPCFIYLLVRRSYGFGGEKS, from the coding sequence ATGAAAAGAAAACCGGATTTTAAAAATGGAATTTTTCATGGAAAGCCGATCTATGTGCTGGCGGTGATATTACTGACTGTGCTTCTGGTGATATCCATTCTGACTGCAGTTACCATTGGTTCTGTAGATCTTTCTGTGAAAGATGTGTATAGTGTAATTTTGTATAAAGTGTTTGGAATCGGGGATCCGGAGGTTTATGGTGTAGGAGCCATGTCTGATATTGTGTGGTTTATCCGCCTTCCCCGTATTCTTCTTGCAACAGCCGTTGGCATGGGTCTGGCAGTTGCAGGTGTGATAATGCAAGCCATTGTGAAAAATCCGATTGCAGATCCGTATATTCTGGGTATTTCCTCTGGTGCATCTCTTGGTGCAACAGTGGCAATCTTTCTTGGAGTTGGAGCCGTATTTGGCTCCAACTCTATTGGAATCTGCGCATTTATCGGAGCCTTCCTTATTTCTGTACTGGTACAGATCACTGCAAATATAGGAGGCCGGGCAAATTCAGTCCGACTTCTGCTTGCAGGTACAGCACTTGGAAGTGTGTGCAGTGCATTTTCAAACTTTGTTGTCTATATTGCGGGCGACAGAGATGGAATCCAGACAGTTACTTTCTGGCTGATGGGAAGTCTGGCAGGTGCGAAATGGGAAAATCTGGCTGTGATTATTCCCTGCGTTTTTATAGCAACCCTGTTTTTCTGCACCCAGAGCCGTATTCTCAATATGATGCTGCTTGGAGATGAGGTATCCATCACATTAGGAACTGACCTGCACAGATATCGTCAGGTGTATCTTGTAGTGACAGCACTGTTGATCGGTTTTGTGGTATATTCCGCAGGTATCATTGGATTTGTAGGACTCATTATTCCTCATGTGGTACGAATGTTCTTTGGAACCGATCACAAGAAAATGCTTCCACTGTCAGCACTTAGCGGTTCCATTTTCCTGATCTGGGCAGATGTTGCTTCCAGGATCATTATTCCCAAGAGTGAAGTCCCAATCGGAATCCTGGTATCCATGATCGGAGCACCTTGCTTTATTTATCTGCTGGTACGCAGATCTTATGGATTCGGAGGTGAGAAATCATGA
- a CDS encoding helix-turn-helix domain-containing protein, producing the protein MDLNVQLNQYCKGSVTRLDTAVLARLCCALDCKIEDLLEYIPSENK; encoded by the coding sequence ATGGATCTAAATGTACAGCTGAATCAGTACTGTAAAGGCAGTGTGACTAGGCTAGATACGGCTGTTTTAGCAAGATTATGTTGTGCCCTAGACTGTAAAATAGAAGACCTGTTGGAATATATTCCGTCGGAAAATAAATAA
- a CDS encoding ABC transporter substrate-binding protein, whose amino-acid sequence MKNMKTVAGMLCLAGILSLGMGTTVFAEDGDSHYPVTITTYNYENEPIEMTFEKAPEKVFAYANSNIEELLALGLGDKIVAACGLDGDVREDLKDEFDKIQYMDTKPSKEEVVAMEPDFIAAWYSSFDDDWLSDVSFWQERDVNTYMSLNSAAKGPASEFPRTIEDEYEDILNLGKIFDCEDKAEEIVDQMKGEIDKVKEHVEGTDPLSVAVLEDEGDSFRVYGTETLGGNIPETLGAELKLGAENSENVGAEDLIAADPDVLFMINYDGFMTADEAIADITDNPAYASLSAVKNNKVFSVNLNEVYCSGVRTYDGIMTFAKALYPDLYE is encoded by the coding sequence ATGAAAAACATGAAAACAGTAGCAGGAATGTTATGTCTGGCAGGAATTCTCAGCCTGGGAATGGGAACAACTGTATTTGCGGAGGATGGAGACAGCCATTATCCCGTAACAATCACAACCTACAATTATGAGAACGAACCGATTGAAATGACTTTTGAGAAAGCTCCGGAGAAAGTATTTGCATATGCAAACTCCAATATCGAAGAGCTTCTGGCACTTGGTCTCGGTGATAAGATCGTAGCTGCTTGCGGTCTGGACGGTGATGTGCGTGAGGATTTAAAAGATGAATTTGACAAGATTCAGTATATGGATACCAAGCCATCCAAAGAGGAAGTTGTTGCAATGGAGCCTGATTTTATTGCGGCATGGTATTCTTCTTTCGATGATGACTGGCTTTCTGATGTAAGCTTCTGGCAGGAGAGAGATGTAAATACATACATGTCCCTGAACAGTGCTGCAAAGGGACCGGCTTCTGAGTTCCCACGTACAATTGAAGACGAATATGAGGATATCCTGAACCTTGGCAAGATCTTTGATTGCGAAGACAAGGCAGAGGAAATCGTTGATCAGATGAAGGGTGAGATTGATAAAGTAAAAGAGCATGTAGAAGGAACAGACCCGTTATCCGTAGCAGTTCTTGAGGATGAGGGAGATTCCTTCCGTGTATATGGAACAGAGACACTTGGCGGAAATATTCCGGAGACACTTGGTGCAGAGCTGAAGCTTGGTGCAGAGAACTCTGAAAACGTTGGTGCAGAGGATCTGATCGCAGCTGATCCGGACGTATTATTCATGATCAACTATGATGGATTTATGACAGCTGATGAGGCAATCGCTGATATTACAGATAACCCTGCATATGCGAGCCTTTCAGCAGTTAAGAACAACAAAGTATTCTCTGTAAACTTGAATGAAGTATACTGCAGCGGTGTCAGAACCTATGACGGAATTATGACATTTGCAAAAGCATTATATCCGGATCTGTACGAATAA
- a CDS encoding sirohydrochlorin cobaltochelatase — protein MSDTAKKGILVVSFGTSHEDTRAVTIDAIEKEIGAAFTDCKIYRAWTSKMILARIEKRDHIHYDNVAEAMERMKKDGITDVIIQPTHVMNGVENDLMKKDVLAYADHFQSVKFGAPLLTTEKDNEYVVKAVADEFPVIKDKETALVLMGHGTEHYANAVYAALDYRFKDMGYENVIVGTVEGYPEIDQVMKQLGKCGVKKVVIAPFMIVAGDHAKNDMAGEEEDSWKNIISKAGYEVQTVLKGLGEYESIRKLFVEHAREAV, from the coding sequence ATGAGCGATACAGCAAAAAAAGGAATTCTTGTAGTCAGCTTTGGTACCAGTCATGAAGATACCAGAGCAGTGACCATTGATGCGATTGAAAAAGAAATTGGAGCTGCTTTTACAGATTGTAAAATTTATCGCGCATGGACCAGCAAAATGATTCTCGCCAGAATTGAAAAGAGAGATCATATTCACTATGACAATGTGGCAGAAGCAATGGAGCGTATGAAAAAGGATGGAATTACAGATGTGATCATTCAGCCTACTCATGTAATGAACGGTGTGGAAAATGATCTTATGAAAAAGGATGTTCTGGCGTATGCAGATCATTTTCAGTCTGTGAAATTCGGAGCTCCTCTACTTACAACAGAAAAAGATAATGAGTATGTGGTGAAAGCGGTTGCAGATGAGTTCCCTGTAATTAAGGATAAGGAAACGGCACTTGTGCTTATGGGGCATGGAACCGAGCACTACGCAAATGCCGTTTATGCCGCACTGGATTACAGATTCAAGGATATGGGATATGAAAATGTGATCGTAGGAACTGTGGAAGGTTATCCTGAAATTGACCAGGTCATGAAACAGCTTGGAAAATGCGGGGTAAAAAAAGTGGTAATCGCACCGTTTATGATCGTTGCCGGTGACCATGCGAAAAATGACATGGCAGGAGAGGAAGAAGACTCCTGGAAAAATATCATCAGCAAAGCTGGTTATGAAGTGCAGACAGTTCTGAAAGGACTGGGGGAATATGAAAGTATTCGAAAACTCTTTGTGGAACATGCGAGGGAAGCGGTATGA
- a CDS encoding IS256 family transposase, with the protein MARKKDSPQKAALRELMGNYLKENNVKVKDGTDVNSIMRDMMSIILEGALDQELDEELGYSKYDYRNKETDNSRNGHSQKTLHTSYGDMEIDIPRDRKGDFEPQVVKKYQNSIMQDMEEKIISMYAKGMTTADIESYMRELYDLEISDSTVSRITDKILPIVKEWQERPLESVYAVVFMDAIHFHARNEGQIVKRAVYIAIGIDMEGRKDVLGMYVGQNESAKFWLSILNGLKNRGVEDILIACVDGLTGFPQAIEAVFPQTEIQQCIIHQIRNTMKFVSYKEIKPLMADLKRVYAAPTEEVALAELDSFDEKWSGKYPKIAKSWKDNWANLSTYFKYPEAVRRLIYTTNTIEGFNRQLRKVTKSKTVFPSDDSLLKMLYLAMIDITKKWTGHRQDWGQIHSQLEIFFEERLERL; encoded by the coding sequence ATGGCAAGAAAAAAGGATTCACCACAAAAAGCAGCGCTTAGAGAACTCATGGGAAACTACCTGAAAGAAAACAATGTAAAAGTAAAAGATGGAACAGATGTTAATTCCATTATGCGGGATATGATGTCTATCATTTTGGAAGGCGCCCTTGATCAGGAACTGGATGAAGAACTGGGATATTCCAAATATGATTATCGAAATAAAGAAACCGATAATTCCAGGAATGGACATTCCCAGAAAACGTTACATACCAGTTACGGAGATATGGAGATTGATATTCCAAGGGATCGAAAAGGTGACTTCGAACCACAGGTTGTAAAGAAGTATCAGAATTCGATTATGCAGGACATGGAAGAAAAGATCATTTCCATGTACGCAAAAGGAATGACTACTGCCGATATAGAAAGCTACATGCGTGAATTATACGATCTTGAGATCTCCGACAGTACTGTCAGCCGGATCACTGATAAGATCCTGCCAATAGTAAAAGAATGGCAGGAAAGGCCATTAGAAAGTGTGTATGCTGTTGTATTTATGGATGCGATCCATTTCCATGCCCGTAATGAGGGGCAGATTGTAAAACGTGCTGTTTACATTGCGATTGGGATCGATATGGAAGGACGTAAGGATGTCCTCGGAATGTATGTTGGTCAAAATGAAAGTGCCAAGTTCTGGCTCTCCATCCTGAATGGCCTGAAAAACCGGGGCGTAGAAGATATATTGATTGCGTGTGTGGATGGACTGACCGGTTTTCCACAGGCAATTGAAGCAGTATTTCCCCAGACCGAGATCCAGCAGTGCATAATCCATCAGATCAGGAATACCATGAAATTTGTTTCTTACAAAGAGATCAAACCACTTATGGCAGATCTGAAGCGTGTATATGCAGCTCCTACAGAAGAAGTTGCATTGGCAGAACTGGACAGCTTTGACGAAAAATGGAGCGGGAAATACCCTAAGATTGCAAAGTCATGGAAAGATAACTGGGCAAATCTTTCAACGTATTTTAAGTATCCGGAAGCTGTCAGACGTCTGATCTATACCACGAACACGATTGAAGGATTTAACCGCCAGCTCCGGAAAGTCACCAAATCCAAGACGGTATTTCCATCCGATGACAGTCTCTTGAAAATGCTGTATCTGGCCATGATAGATATCACCAAGAAATGGACGGGACACCGTCAGGATTGGGGACAGATCCATTCTCAGCTGGAAATTTTCTTCGAAGAAAGATTGGAAAGGTTATAA